A single window of Chlamydia ibidis 10-1398/6 DNA harbors:
- the cdaA gene encoding diadenylate cyclase CdaA, which yields MPVDITFYTTPILEIMLIWVVLNYLLKFFWGTRAMDVVFGLLAFLFLFVLADKLHFPIIRRLMLHVVNVAAIVVFIIFQPEIRLALSRIRFHGKKFVIDLQDQFVDHLSSCIYQMSERQVGALVVIENKDPFEEFLSFSSVKINANFSEELLETIFEPTSPLHDGAVILRGETIAYARVVLPLAHDTTQLSRSMGTRHRAALGASQRTDALIIIVSEENGQVSLSRDGILTRGVKIDRFKAVLRSILLSKEQKRKPFTSWIWKK from the coding sequence ATGCCCGTAGACATCACCTTTTATACAACCCCTATATTAGAAATTATGCTCATTTGGGTGGTGTTGAACTATCTTCTTAAGTTTTTCTGGGGAACGCGAGCCATGGACGTCGTTTTTGGTTTGCTGGCTTTCCTTTTTCTATTTGTTCTAGCAGACAAGTTGCATTTTCCTATTATCCGTCGTTTAATGCTTCATGTTGTTAATGTTGCGGCGATTGTGGTTTTTATTATTTTTCAGCCCGAAATACGCTTAGCATTATCTCGCATCAGATTTCATGGAAAAAAATTCGTGATAGATCTGCAAGATCAATTCGTAGATCATCTGTCCTCCTGTATTTATCAAATGTCTGAAAGGCAAGTAGGAGCATTAGTGGTGATTGAAAATAAAGACCCTTTTGAAGAGTTTCTAAGTTTTTCTTCCGTCAAAATTAATGCTAATTTTTCTGAAGAGCTTCTTGAAACTATATTTGAACCAACCTCTCCTTTACATGATGGTGCTGTTATTCTTAGAGGAGAAACTATTGCTTATGCACGTGTTGTCTTGCCTCTTGCTCATGATACGACACAGTTGTCGCGTTCTATGGGAACTCGCCATCGTGCAGCATTGGGAGCGAGTCAAAGAACAGATGCTTTGATTATCATTGTGTCTGAAGAAAATGGACAAGTTTCGTTATCTCGGGATGGGATATTAACTCGAGGAGTGAAGATAGACAGGTTCAAAGCTGTCCTTAGAAGTATTCTTTTATCAAAAGAGCAGAAACGCAAACCCTTTACGTCTTGGATTTGGAAGAAATGA
- a CDS encoding CdaR family protein, with protein sequence MMNFFSRFIMRNWLRKVVSLGFAIIIWLLVGQSVTITRTLNNIPVRIVDLDPEQTVLGLQSNGLLDKKATITITGNKNTVENLRPTNLEIVISAEGHTESWIATIDKYDLVSLDEDINLRRDIQTVSADNIFIRLTQYVTEDVIITITSPVGSPPKGYEYLDVWPKYLIQKVSGPKEYINALKEQGLELTFNLNKVSFEELERNRIAQGNHDEIIFPVPQDWKKVLIPFGDTNTYVNLNDPQADFLRLLFLKREFIPLNLNLPVLLFFPIKNSKTINPQLYTLEPSPPLILNRGIYQIDVPLYAKDVSKLFLDVVKNNIALTIVMSPPHKNNTINWAIEFIDEKTLENRFVEAIMAQEHGILHDFALIDETSIRHRFREYLRKLSLFLKDGSPLDLSAEISGNKVFIIFEDKKEKVASKPN encoded by the coding sequence ATGATGAATTTTTTTTCTCGATTTATCATGAGAAACTGGCTAAGAAAAGTCGTATCTCTAGGATTTGCGATTATCATTTGGCTTCTTGTTGGCCAAAGTGTGACGATTACAAGAACTTTAAACAACATACCCGTACGTATTGTTGATCTGGACCCCGAGCAAACGGTATTAGGCTTGCAAAGTAATGGTCTACTAGACAAAAAGGCAACTATCACTATTACTGGCAACAAAAATACTGTGGAAAACCTACGGCCGACCAATCTAGAAATCGTCATTAGTGCTGAAGGACATACGGAAAGTTGGATCGCCACCATTGATAAGTATGATTTGGTAAGTCTCGACGAAGATATCAACTTGCGTAGAGATATACAAACAGTATCTGCTGACAATATCTTTATACGTCTCACCCAGTATGTTACAGAGGACGTGATCATAACTATTACTTCTCCAGTAGGCAGTCCGCCTAAGGGATATGAATACTTAGATGTCTGGCCTAAATATCTCATACAAAAAGTAAGCGGTCCAAAAGAATATATTAATGCCTTGAAAGAACAGGGTTTGGAATTAACTTTTAATCTTAATAAGGTTTCTTTTGAAGAATTAGAAAGAAACCGTATTGCTCAGGGGAACCATGATGAGATCATCTTCCCCGTACCTCAAGATTGGAAAAAAGTTTTAATTCCATTTGGTGATACTAATACCTATGTAAACTTGAACGACCCTCAAGCTGATTTTCTACGTCTCTTGTTCTTAAAAAGAGAATTCATTCCTTTGAATCTTAATCTCCCTGTTTTACTATTTTTCCCTATTAAAAATAGCAAAACTATCAACCCACAATTATATACTCTAGAGCCATCCCCACCTCTCATTCTTAATCGTGGAATTTATCAAATAGATGTTCCGTTATATGCTAAGGACGTTAGCAAATTGTTTCTTGATGTTGTAAAAAACAATATCGCTCTAACAATAGTTATGTCTCCACCTCATAAAAATAACACTATCAATTGGGCGATAGAGTTCATTGATGAAAAAACATTAGAGAATAGATTCGTAGAAGCCATTATGGCTCAAGAACATGGTATACTTCATGATTTTGCTTTAATTGATGAGACAAGCATTCGACATCGCTTCAGAGAATACTTAAGAAAACTCTCTCTATTTTTAAAAGACGGATCTCCTTTAGATCTATCTGCTGAAATTTCCGGGAACAAGGTATTTATTATTTTTGAAGACAAAAAAGAAAAAGTGGCATCTAAACCCAACTAG
- a CDS encoding LpxL/LpxP family acyltransferase yields MFLDGVTYVLSSLFISICKRVPYSFLKFLGHFFGLCIFYLVPKYRKTALTNLALAFPNKSYKERYSIARQSVQHTVITILELLAVESLTPHLDDLITIDTAEKSPQGFSQDELMTQEELLTTFTQLDNKEGLILFCGHQANWELPFLFITRNYPGLAFAKPINNIKLNRKIIKLRESFKGRIVSPKGGVRHALRALNEGWIIGIVGDQSLLTSSYTYPLFGSDAFTTTSPGLLAYKTGKPVVSVSISRHNKGYKIALSNKFYADRSLPIKEASSKLMDNVMHFLEKGIAAQPEQWMWMHKRWKRKLVNKFKKRYAYSHILVLVKETNLSSLETFLQDLSVFYSGATLDLAVQTLQTSYSLPEAYSNYNLKVFSNLNELYDMPNSYPAVFDLINLPRSLRKHYKKTGSVALFTQKTLEKKCLTDKPLISSLKSFSRQHTKINTENCN; encoded by the coding sequence ATGTTTCTAGATGGCGTAACCTATGTTCTAAGCTCTTTATTCATAAGCATATGTAAAAGAGTTCCTTATTCTTTTCTAAAATTCCTAGGCCATTTCTTTGGTTTATGTATTTTTTATCTTGTTCCGAAATACCGAAAAACTGCTCTTACCAATTTAGCACTAGCTTTCCCTAATAAATCCTACAAGGAGCGGTATAGCATTGCAAGACAGTCCGTTCAACATACCGTAATTACGATACTAGAACTATTAGCAGTCGAGTCATTAACACCTCATCTTGATGATCTAATTACTATTGATACTGCTGAAAAATCACCACAAGGTTTTTCACAAGATGAATTAATGACTCAGGAAGAATTACTTACTACCTTTACACAATTAGATAATAAAGAGGGACTAATTCTATTTTGTGGACATCAAGCAAATTGGGAACTTCCCTTCCTCTTTATTACAAGAAATTATCCTGGTTTAGCTTTTGCAAAACCTATAAACAACATCAAGCTTAATAGGAAAATTATTAAGCTGAGAGAAAGTTTTAAAGGAAGGATTGTGTCTCCTAAAGGAGGCGTTCGTCATGCTCTCCGAGCATTAAACGAGGGTTGGATAATTGGAATCGTTGGAGATCAATCTTTATTAACTTCGTCTTATACCTATCCTTTATTCGGCTCTGATGCATTTACCACAACTTCTCCTGGTCTATTGGCATACAAAACCGGGAAACCAGTGGTATCTGTTTCAATATCCCGCCATAACAAGGGCTATAAAATTGCTCTTAGCAACAAATTTTATGCAGACCGTTCATTACCAATTAAAGAGGCGTCCTCTAAATTGATGGATAACGTAATGCATTTCTTAGAAAAAGGCATTGCTGCACAGCCCGAACAATGGATGTGGATGCACAAACGTTGGAAACGGAAGTTGGTAAATAAATTCAAAAAACGTTACGCGTACAGTCATATACTTGTACTAGTGAAGGAGACAAACTTGTCTTCCCTAGAAACTTTCTTACAAGATCTTTCTGTATTTTACTCCGGAGCAACTCTCGATCTTGCGGTACAAACCTTACAAACTAGCTATAGTCTACCTGAAGCTTATTCTAATTATAATCTTAAAGTGTTCTCTAATCTGAACGAGCTCTACGACATGCCAAATAGTTATCCAGCTGTTTTTGATCTCATAAATCTTCCAAGGTCACTAAGAAAACACTATAAAAAAACAGGTTCTGTCGCTCTGTTTACTCAAAAAACACTAGAAAAAAAGTGTTTGACTGACAAACCCCTTATTTCCTCTCTTAAAAGTTTTTCTAGGCAACACACTAAAATAAATACAGAGAATTGTAATTGA